In one window of Phoenix dactylifera cultivar Barhee BC4 unplaced genomic scaffold, palm_55x_up_171113_PBpolish2nd_filt_p 000352F, whole genome shotgun sequence DNA:
- the LOC103697163 gene encoding flavanone 3-dioxygenase F3H1-like — MAPATPFLPTATDEKTLRPSFIRDEDERPKVAYNQFSDDIPVISLAGIDEEEEGEGGEKRKEICRKIVAACEDWGIFQVVDHGVDAELISEMTRLSKEFFALPPEEKLRFDMSGGKKGGFIVSSHLQGEAVQDWREIVTFFSYPIRARDYSRWPDKPEGWKSTVEWYSEKLMNLACKLLGVLSEAMGLDKEALTQACVDMDQKVVVNFYPKCPQPDLTLGLKRHTDPGTITLLFQDQVGGLQATRDGGKTWITVQPVAGALVVNLGDHGHYLSNGRFKNADHQAVVNSNYERLSIATFQNPAPEAIVYPLAIREGEKPVLDEPITFAEMYRGKMSKDLELAKLKKMAKMEQQEVLKKAGEVTAQPKALNEILA, encoded by the exons ATGGCACCTGCCACGCCATTCCTTCCGACGGCCACCGACGAGAAGACGCTGCGTCCGAGCTTCATTCGGGACGAGGACGAGAGACCGAAGGTGGCGTACAACCAATTCAGCGACGATATCCCCGTGATATCGTTGGCAGGGATcgacgaggaggaggaaggggaaggTGGTGAGAAGAGAAAGGAGATTTGCCGCAAGATTGTGGCAGCGTGCGAGGACTGGGGGATATTCCAGGTGGTGGATCATGGTGTTGATGCAGAGTTGATCTCCGAGATGACGAGGCTTTCCAAGGAGTTCTTCGCACTGCCGCCGGAGGAAAAACTCCGGTTCGACATGTCCGGCGGCAAGAAGGGTGGATTCATAGTTTCCAGCCATCTCCAG GGGGAAGCAGTGCAAGACTGGAGAGAAATTGTAACATTCTTCTCATACCCGATTCGGGCTCGGGACTACTCAAGGTGGCCGGACAAGCCGGAAGGGTGGAAATCCACCGTCGAGTGGTATAGCGAGAAGCTGATGAACCTGGCATGCAAGCTTCTGGGAGTATTGTCTGAGGCCATGGGGCTTGACAAGGAGGCACTGACCCAGGCTTGTGTGGACATGGATCAGAAGGTGGTGGTTAACTTCTATCCCAAATGCCCCCAGCCGGACCTCACCCTTGGCCTAAAGAGGCACACAGACCCGGGCACCATCACCCTCCTATTCCAGGACCAAGTAGGTGGCCTCCAGGCTACAAGGGACGGAGGTAAGACATGGATCACCGTTCAGCCAGTGGCAGGTGCATTAGTGGTGAACCTTGGGGACCATGGCCAT TATCTGAGTAATGGCCGATTCAAGAATGCCGACCACCAGGCGGTGGTGAACTCGAACTATGAACGGCTGTCGATCGCGACGTTCCAAAACCCAGCCCCTGAGGCAATTGTGTACCCACTGGCAATCAGGGAGGGAGAGAAGCCAGTGTTAGATGAGCCCATCACGTTCGCTGAGATGTACCGAGGGAAGATGAGCAAGGACCTGGAGCTTGCCAAGCTCAAGAAGATGGCCAAGATGGAGCAgcaggaggtgctgaagaaggCCGGAGAGGTCACTGCCCAGCCCAAAGCTCTTAATGAAATCCTAGCTTAA